TTGTATGGGAGACATGTGCTTCTGTGTATGATGCGTGTTGCTACCAAACCGAAACAAAAAAAGTCAATACAATTTGCTTAACTTTTTGAGTGAATTTACTGCGTATTCACACAATTCACTGGTGACAATCTGTTTAGAAGAGGTTTAGAGATCTGAGCATCTCTCCCTGTCAAGCATATTCTGCGTGATACCATAATGTACTGATGTCCCCGACTAAAAAAATCTTAGTCGACCAAGAGTCATCTGTTTGATCAATTGATTGGTCGAAATTTTAAAACATACGCAGTATTTTTTCCATATATTGACACATACTATGTGGTTTATTTAATTCAACTATattcactgagcttgtctgatgctttaagcacgctgtttgataaaataattaagacacacaaatgacgaGATGGAGTCCGACTttcaattgatttgattgtgccggGATCAAACTTGCTGCactagttaaaaaaaataaaaatacaacgaCTATGTGACTAGCAcctgttctcgctctctcttccctgctGCAGCATATAATTACATTACCCGACCTCCCCCAGTAAAACTTATCCCTTCCAAATAGTGCACAATAGGGCCTGACCTTTAACATATTATAATCACttcaataaattggttataacaaactctgGACACCGTAACACGTGACAGCAAAAATGGATGTAGaggacatgacaaataaactCGAAATGagggaatgtttactggttgctcaggaggaATACATTTTACTAATGGaaaatactggagatcaagaaGGTAAGGAGCAAGCTCtgcgtgcatattatgtgtgccaaacaggtgctgtatagattacaatatattttttctgactgtttggaacaatgtaaacaacacTCAATAAATAAGCGTATAGGAGAGTCTGttgtaatgttgttgttttttgttaagcctttattacagcaaagactaAAAAATAGTAGCATTCATCTGTGAATGCAATATCCGAAATGGAATggtttatttattgtttaagATAATTATTCAACACttgctttattttattttaaaactaaaatgcttgtttgcatttcaaatcatGAATTACTCATATGCTGTGTGATGATATGAAAGAATGAATGATTGATACAGTAGCCCATATAAgtattgaaatataggcctaagtaagttacggtattaagactaaacaggatgcACTCCGACATGCTAACCAGACCGCTCACGTGTGTACGTACCATtgcgcgcatgttgattttgtcctcCCACACCAGACGCGGTCAGGacatgcaggttgaaatatcaaaacaaactctgaaccaactatattaacttggggacaggttgaaaagcaaacatttatggcaacttagctagcttgctgttgctagataatttgtcctgggatataaacattgagttattttacctgaaatgcacaaggtcctcaactccaacaattaatccacagttAAAAAGGTAAACCGAGTTCGTTTCTAGTAATATCTCCTCCTTCAAGGCCTCCTCTTCTTCAGActttatatggcagttggcaaccaagttgaaggtgcattaccactaccaactgaactggagtgtggacctcagttcatctttcaatcacccatgtgggtatatgctcctaaaaaccaatgaggagatagatgggagaggcaggacttgcacctCGTCAAGTGTCATCAATCGAACAAAGTTCTATTTTAACACCTGGCTATGCATACGCTCGTTGACGCGCACGAGCAGTATGGGTGCAATGATTAAATAATGtgagtgtacatttattttgcaacacgaGGTGTGGCCAACATGTTAGGCCTACAGCTTAATGGTAGTTATATAATGCTGCTAtactaagcctactaatgataatgacattactTATGATCATAGAATGTGGGGGCTCttctgttagacttcagtgcagcttttgacattattgatcatagtctgctgctggaaaaacatatgtgttatggctttaaaCCCTCTGCTATTGTGGaaaaagagttacctgtctaacagaacacaagagggtttgagtaaagccagtgtgtcaaTCAATGTATGTGGATGATTCAACATTATACAcctcagctactacagcgactgaaatgactacaactcttaaagagctgcagttagtttcagagtgggtggcaaggaattagttagtcctaaatatttcaaaaactcaaatcattgtatttggtacaaatcattcagTTAACCtgaaacctcaactaaatcttgtaatgaatgtggaaattgagcaagttgaggtgactaaactgcttggagtaaccctagattctAAACTGTCAGTCAAAACATATTGTTACAACAGTAGCTAcggtggggagaggtctgtccataataaagcgatgctctgcctaaACACCACTATCAACAAAGCAGGTTTTATGGGTCCTAGTTTTgccacacctggactactgttcagtcatgtagTCAGGTGCCACAatgagggacttaggaaaattgcaattggctcagaacagggcagcaaggCTGGcctttggatgtacacagagagctaacaataatatgcatgtcaatctctgctggctcaaagtggaggagagattgacttcatcactacttgtatttgtgaaatacactgtgctgtctgtttgaactactggcacacagctcagacacccatgcataccccacaagacatgccaccagaggtctcttcacagtccaagtccagaacagactatgagagGCTTAAAGTACTGCATAGAcccctgactacatggaactctattccacatcaagcaactcatgcaagcagtaaaattttatttaaaaaaaaccttACAGAACAGAGTTATATTATTTGACAATTTGGAAGTGTTAACACAAATAATACCAGAGGCTGAAAagtgtaaagcctttattacagcaaagcaaagattaaaaacagcTGAATTTGTAAAATTGTTTACTTGACATGTAATtgtgaggcttggtgctcactgAAGCAGTAAGCTATtaaacactcaaacaggcaacagaagcaggatctgtTTTATTTTTGTAGATATATGAAGCCAGGCATATTCAACAGATAGACTGAGCagacctaattaagttggggTTCCCGTTCCCCTCAATTTTCTGAGACAATAAGCCAAGGGCTGTTCTCATCTCATTCTGCTGCTGCCTCCACTGTATTTTTCTCAACACCAGTATGCTGGTTGACtctgctattatgcacatagcaacatggtctaggaaaaggtGCCAATTCAAGAGCACACAGACATTTTTCTGAATCGTGAACAGCGCCACTATCCAACACTAGAAAAAGCGCATGTGTTTAATATTATAATTGCTATTAGCGTTGCACCATTGTTCTTATGTAATATAACCGAATAGAATTTCAGTAGCACATTTCATGGACTGTGCCCTCCCCATGTCCTCCACAATGGAGCAGTCCACTCAGACGTGTACAAGACACCGGTCTGATTCGTGCCCCATGAAATATTATTTTTTGCTACTGCTCAACTAATTCAATCTACCAAACAAACAATTGTCCAGtcaactaaatggggtcagctaTACCATAATGTGAGTGCATGCACACGCAGATTCTACAGCACAGATGGCTTGACCAAGGATTTTCCATTTGCAGGAGAGCTTGATCACAGTCTTTATTTTTGGACTATAATTAGCAAGATACCAGAAGTGACAAGACCTCAATAGTGCTGGACACAAGGAAAATATTAATTTACCATTCAAATATTCAGTTTTTCAACATCAGCAAAGGTCTTAAAATCCAAAGTCGCTACAAAAAGATACTATAAATCTCTAACAAAGATGTACGAAAATGCCACTCAGAAATAACATGAAGATGCAGCCGGCTATCTGTCCTTGTTGCAACGGAGATCCGTTGTCAGGGGGTCGTGCTGAATGGTTTGGTGCAGCATGAGAGCAAGTAGACCTGCCCTGTTGGTCATAGCAGTCCTGACGTTGCGCTCCTGCTCAAAGAGCTCATCCAGCTTGTACCACTGTTTACAAAGACATTTTGGGAGAAAAGCAAGGAGTAATGATTAAAATAGCAAAAGTCTTTGAAATCAACTGTGTACTCGGTCCTTTAAAATTCCCTTTCATAGATCATATGAACTACCATTTATGAAGGTCAATAATGTTTGTTATAACCAGGGTCTTAGTCAATTGATTTTCATGTTAGCTAAAATCATGATGAACTGGAATTCTGGTTTCTTTCTGATTCGAATCTACAGGAATGCCAATGGAGTTCACCTCAACCCTGGTGAAGTGGCCCAAAACAATAGATGGATGTGGTGCATTCCACTACTAACCACTCTGACACGCTCCAGGTCCACCTCAGCTCTCCTGAGCTTCTCCCAGTTGTAGTGCTTATTACATTTGCGTTTAGAAACCCTGCAGTATTCGCCTGTTGCCTCAAACACATTACGAACCAGAGGACAGCCGCACACCTCATCCCCTGGGACCTAACCACAACACAAGAGAAGGGCAAGCGAAGCCAAGATTATACATCATTAGTCAAACAGCAGGACAATTAGTGTGCTTTATGGCAAAGTTTTTGGGCATTTGACTCGCCAATCATCACTGACCTTTGGGTCCCTGGAATGTTCTGGGCACAAAACCTGAAGCCTCTTGCAGTAGGTTTTGCTCTGGGGGTTGTACACATCGCAGAAGAGTCTTGTTGCTCTGAGAACAAAAAGTATACAGACTACCGTGGTGAAACAATATGGAAACAGAGAAGCAAGCAACAATTGATCACTTCCAGCAAACCCATTCAAAGTGCTAGACTCTTACCCTTCGATCTTTGTTGGGTACATTGAACCAAAAGATGTCTGGCTCTCATACTGTCAATGCAAAAGAGAGAAAACAATAATTATCAGTTTATACTGTGTCCTTTAGGAAGGAGTAAATATCTGCAACTTATATTCGTATTGCTAGTACTCTATATTAAGTTTAATTCTGTACATTTCATCCTCTCCCATATTGGATGTTGCAGACACTTATCAGCtactgcactctggatgtatacCCCAAACTCACAACCAAGATCAGAGAAGCTAAATAGGAAATCTCCAGTTTACAGCGTGCAAGAAAATGGCTGCAGTCTGAAACCCTGTGGCGCTACACTAACTGAGTTAGAGGGAAGGTGTTGAAGGATACGCGAAAGCATTTTTGGGGTTAACTGATAGGCTGGATAAAAAGAATGTTGGCTCAACATTGACAGGCTCACCTTAGCATAGCATCTCTCCATATGTCGCAGTGCCACCTTTGGGTTGATAGGGTGACTGCAGGACACACAGAAAATCATCAGGTCTGTTTCTTCATTGTCCCCTTCATTTGTCTGAAACGAGAACCAAAAGAAAGACACGTCAAAAGCAATGTTTCACCCAGGAGGCCGCTGAAAGATTTGAGCACAGGCTGGCTTGAAAGGCAAAACATTTCTCTAGCCGAGGAACTCTGACCCCACTGGATAAATACCGCAGTGGCCAATAAAAAAATACTGAAGTGACTCACCTCCTCATCCTGCTGGACTACCTGCTGCTTGGCCTTAGCAATGATTCCCTCCAGCTCGTGGAAGCGTTTCTCCATGTCAGTGAGACGCATGCGTGCATTCTGCTGATCCCTTCGGATCCGCTCCAGTTGCTTCTTGCCCTGCTCCTCAGCGATGCAGGGGCTCTGCTGCCACTGCTGGATACGTTGAGGGAGTATCTCATAGAGCCGGCTAGAGACAGaatttattttacatttgattgattttcttaaagttgcatgtgtgtgtgtgtttgcttactTGGTAGCCAGCTTCATGCCACATTCTTCTGAGCAGTATTTTGAGTTGGCTCGTGCAGCTTCCACACAGCTGGGCCCGAGGCACTGTCGCTGCCCTCCTCCATCCCTGGCATCGCCCCTATCACTGTGCCTGACTTTGTCCTTGTGCTTCTGTTTCTGTTTGTGCCGCCGTGACTCTTTCTGATGTGCATCAACAAAAACAAATCACAATGCACACATGTAAAATCACTGTTCTTTGATGTATTTTGTCACAACAGTAATATTCCCATGATGcaataaaaaaaaagttaaaagcTTCAAATATTTGGTAGATGTGGACTGCAACTGCATggataaaaattaacagtaatcATTGTGTCCCTGCAAGATGTAAAAGTAAAGTTTGCTTACTTTCTTGTCAAATTTATTTTCCCGTCTCTTCACATGCTTGACCTTCACAGCTTTCTTTCGCAGGACAGGGCTGAATGGAGGCCCGTCATCCTCATCACTGAGCCATGGCTGGGTTGAACAGAAACAATAAGATAAACATTCAAAATACTTGAAAAAGTGCTATTCAAGCTGAAGAACAAGTGGATATGGGAGTGTAAGATCAACAGTAGGACAATAATAAGGATCTTTGTATTTTGAATGTGTTTCAAATAGTTCTTGATAGAATCTTCATCCATATTTCTCATCTACTGCAATACCATGTTGTCGTCATATCCCGCTGCCTTGTACTTTTCATAGAGTTCTGCCTCACTATCGTAGTCGTCTGAGTATCGTCTTCTCCGGTGGTAGGAATTATCCCGCCTTTCACGCAAATTAAACTCTTCATCCTTCACACGCAACATTTTCTGCAGAGAATAAGCAGCATTGTGTCACAGTTTGCAAGACCACACCTGTTTTTTGACTACACCAGTTCAAAAGATGTAAGCAAAAAAAAGTGATGGCTTAGTCTCATTAGGAACTCACCCTGGCTCGGACGTCACACTGCCTAAATCGACACTTCTGTCTTATTTTGTTGGGACCCCCAAATTTCTTCATGTCCTTGCAGAAGTCACATGTGGCGCAGTCCTCAGTCCTCAAGCAGGGCTCGCACTCTCCACACATACGAGCAGAGCGCTTAACCTGAGACAAACAAGAGACAAAGATATGTTTGCCAACAGAATAGTTCCAAAGACACACAATTTTAGATGTACATTGAAGGAAAATGTGGACATAACATTTAGATGTAAAATAATGAACCTTTGATCCACGGCGCCTTTCAGATTTATAATCTGGAGTGCTGTTTTGTCTTTCAAattttctctctggctctctctggccctctgccTCCTTTTCACGGCTCTTCTTTGGACGGTATTTTATCTCCAATGATGGGTTTTTGTCTAATCAAAAGCAACAGACATCATGTAAGGTTAGTAAGCACATGTGACTGATACCATGTGGATGATAGTGAATGGGAAACAAAAACCTCACCTCGGCATCGCAGGCAGTACCACTGCCTGATAGCTTTGGCCATCTTCTCTGTGAGATTGATGCAATTACCATGAAACCACTCATTACAGTTGTCACAACCACTACAAGAAAAACACAGATATGAGCCCCATGAAATTAAGGTTATGTAACATTTCACGGTCATGTTATGATTACTTGTGTTGAAGGTGTTGCTGTTATGATCATCTGATTAAACTCACATCATGAAGCAATTGATGTCAGGTTTTCGACAAATGCAGTACACTGGTGCATTCTCGCCCTCCATACTGCTCTCAAGCCCTGGTGCAGGCTCAAAGTCTGACACTTCACTGTCCTGGAAGATAATCATCTAGCCAATCAGACAACCTCCAGCGCCATAACGAATATTGCTTGTATTGGAGGTCGATCCGAGGATCCATTGAAAGCATGGCAGTTTTATTTTCAACCATCCTTTACTTGTCGATACTTTTTTCATTCTCGATTTGTTAGGCACTGTCTtagacatatgtttccatttgCAGATGGAACTCAGATAACCAGAGaatatatattaaaatattaaATCCACTTTTTGCACGGAGTTCCCTCAGCATTTTAGCTGTCGGATATTTCGCATACAACCCAAACACAGACGCAACAAGTAATTTCTAACCCGATACAAAATAGTGGATTTAATATTCTCTAGCTTTTGGAGTTACCCATGGAACTGGACACGCCATTGCAATTTTAGCCAAATAAAGGTTGGTTGATAATAAATGTACCATGATTTCAATGAACTGTCGGCTCGATCTCCAGAGTACAAGCTAGTTACAGTACTTGGGTAACGTTATGCCGCTGGAGGTTCGATCTGATCGGCTAATCATCATTATGTCGAAAACAACTAATCGGATGGCAAACATTAATATCTAAAGTTATTACACTACTGTCTATTCTACGTCGAGTCGGACATACTAGTCTGCCCAAACGATACAATCTAttgttggtaaaaaaaaaatgattccGCATTCCAGATGGCACCTTCGCTAACTATATCTCGCTATTCCAGATGGCAACTTCGCTAGCTATAACCTGAGACATAAAACAGATAGCGAATGCTTAACTAACAAACGGTAACAAGCTAAAAGTCTGAAAAAGAGTCGGCAAGCTGTTGCATTTCCATTGCGACTGGCTAGCTACCGTTAGCTTGCTAAAAGTGTTGGTTAGCATTAGCCGGTTTAGCAAGGCGAAGACACTAATCTAGACAATTGCTATGTTAGGCAACTAACCATGAAATTCACATAAACCAAAAACGCATGTATTTGCATTAATTTAGCTAACTAACGGTACCATTTGTGATGTATTTGCAATCCTTGATCAAACTTCAACGATAGTACCTAGCTAAATAACTGCTCAGGGTCGCAATCTGGGTTGACGACGCCGGAAATCAAATAATCGTCTGAACTCGGATGTTGGACCAAACATTCTTCTTCTTTAAAGTTTTATTCTATGCTATCATGGCGATCCGCAAGCAATCGTTTAattgcatgccgccacctactgtgctggaatGTACGATTACTAATGATCTGCCCAATTCTGTACGACCATGAAAATAACCAAATAAATAAATCCCCCGAGTCGTATTGGTAACCTTACCAATAAAAGCTATGAAGTCAACTTTATTAATTATCAAAGCGTCCTTTGACACCGCACATTCATGAGCGCAATATTCCCGAAGAGGCCTCGAAACCATGCCAGGGCCAGCAGAAACACCAGCCCTGACATTAGGTCCACTTACTACTGAAGCAGCACCATCATTCCACACTGTAGTTCCACCAATCTGTTTTACAGCCTCTGTATATGATACATCATGACTAATTTTATATATCTGAgcctctcttgcctctctctgcacctggcatccaccaaatgcaGTTTGGTGGATGTTCCCTCCCACAATTACAACACTTAAACTTCACATTGCTCCCTCATTCACAGTAATCATGTGCTCCTGCACACTTGGCACGACTTTTCCTTCCTTTAAATTGAACAGCTACACGTCCCTTTCTTGGGCATTTTAAACACTGCAGTGCATATGGGACAAATTCTCAAACATTGAGACTAAGGATTCCTATCTGTAATTCCCCAGGCATAACCTTCTCAAACCTCAGCAGCATTGAGGCTTTAACTTTGACCTTCTTTCCTGCTGATCAACCTTTtggcctccatcactcttccTCCCTTCACATTTTCTTTAATATCATCTATAGGCATAGATATTGGGACCCCAGTGATGACTCCCCTCAACCTAGCATAAGCACCAGGGACATGGCTTTTAATCTTCTTCCCATTAAGCGTTTTCCATTTTCAGAATCTTCTCTTGCTGAGCCTGGCTACCACAAAATATGAACAATTAACCATTTCCAATGAACCAAGCTAATTTTTACTTCACCTACCTCTAGGGCATTAGTTATTCAGATAGGGTGTAAGTAAGCCCTGTGGTTTCATCAAACACTATCACCACTTTCCACTCCAACACATCATTACTATTGCTTCCTACCATGGCCCTCTTTATGATTTCTTTACTAGACGTCCCATTGCTTTCTGTAtcatgatctctcttcttcctATGTCTTTCCACTACCTACCATTCCGGTCCTTGACCATCATCTCCCCACTCCATATAATCAGAATTGACACCCATATTGTTCGCAGTCCAGCACAGCTGTTGCTTCACCAACTTTTTCTCAATATCCACCATTTCGTCCGCACTACTTGCAGCCATTTCCAGCTCCTCAGCTCCAATAGTCACCAGCAATCACCTCCTTTCCCAACCGCCGTGCACACTTCTGAATTTTTCTAGCACCAGCCCCAGGAATCCATAAAGCATTTTTACCAAAAGCAATCACTTCTCATGTGAAAACATAGGATATTACTACACGTAAATAaacataaaataacattaaaagtaaaaaaagaaaaacaatccTAAGAATTTACTTTCAAGAGTTAAAGTACATAAAATAAAGGCCAGGGGTTACAGTTGTacaaacctatgatagagttgtAAGAATACAGAGTTTTTTTGGTTATTGGCTAATTCTAGAGGAAAGTTGATGTAAAGTCACTCTTTTTAACTTAATATGAATTTTCTTTGTTCTTTCTTTGTTGTTCCTTTTACATACAGTCCATTATTTACAATTGCACTAAGTATGTGAATAATGCAAGATTTTAAATCCCAGCAATCTTTAAAATGACATTCAGGAGCAAAAGGTTATCAACAGTTGTTTTTAATTCATAAACAAAAGATTAATTGGAATATACAATTTGAGTGGAATATCACTAATAACAATAAATAACATTGTAATATAACATTTCATAACTATAACAGTGTAACATTGATGTGGAAACTCTTATGCTCTGCTATTGCACTATTGTAATTtgtgcatacagtgcattcggaaagtattcagacctcttgacattttccacattttgttatgttacaggcttattctaaaatggatcaaatatactttttcctcaatctacacacaataccccataatgacaaagcaaaaaaaaaaaatgttgatatTTTAGCAAatctataaaataaaataaacttaaatatcacatttacataagtattcacattactcagtactttgttgaagtacctttggcagcgattacagcctcgagtctccttgggtatgatgctacaa
This sequence is a window from Oncorhynchus kisutch isolate 150728-3 linkage group LG1, Okis_V2, whole genome shotgun sequence. Protein-coding genes within it:
- the cxxc1b gene encoding CXXC-type zinc finger protein 1b isoform X1, with product MDSEVSDFEPAPGLESSMEGENAPVYCICRKPDINCFMIGCDNCNEWFHGNCINLTEKMAKAIRQWYCLRCRDKNPSLEIKYRPKKSREKEAEGQREPERKFERQNSTPDYKSERRRGSKVKRSARMCGECEPCLRTEDCATCDFCKDMKKFGGPNKIRQKCRFRQCDVRARKMLRVKDEEFNLRERRDNSYHRRRRYSDDYDSEAELYEKYKAAGYDDNMPWLSDEDDGPPFSPVLRKKAVKVKHVKRRENKFDKKKESRRHKQKQKHKDKVRHSDRGDARDGGGQRQCLGPSCVEAARANSKYCSEECGMKLATNRLYEILPQRIQQWQQSPCIAEEQGKKQLERIRRDQQNARMRLTDMEKRFHELEGIIAKAKQQVVQQDEETNEGDNEETDLMIFCVSCSHPINPKVALRHMERCYAKYESQTSFGSMYPTKIEGATRLFCDVYNPQSKTYCKRLQVLCPEHSRDPKVPGDEVCGCPLVRNVFEATGEYCRVSKRKCNKHYNWEKLRRAEVDLERVRVWYKLDELFEQERNVRTAMTNRAGLLALMLHQTIQHDPLTTDLRCNKDR